The Maridesulfovibrio zosterae DSM 11974 genome contains a region encoding:
- the mutS gene encoding DNA mismatch repair protein MutS: MFEQYFQIKEDYPDSLLFFRMGDFYELFYEDAEVAARELQIALTCRNPNSDVKTPMCGVPHHAAKSYISQLIDKGYTVTLCDQVEDPKQAKGLVKRAVTRVFTPGTVVDDDTLAAKSNNFLAALIWDEAKSAGGLSWMDFSTGQWSGIQSKNETDLWQWALKINPRELILPQGKAVPAQYSEIDARITPAPSAGYFNFKSACDNLLEAQNVADLESLDLEDKVQLTQACGAMLSYLRQTQLQEFNHLGEFKPLNLSKFMILDEVTERNLELFKRLDGKKGKGTLLAVLDKTITPMGGRLLALRLKQPWRDLSPIEYNQRAVTFFYDDDSLRSRVRDLLDTVYDLERLSTRVVLGRATPKDFISLRESLKTLPPVQEILLTAARRTDEESLAIAPALRTIISKWDNMEDVGELLEKALVDNPPPVITEGGLFKVGYHPELDEFIELTEHGESTLADLLQQEKENNDLPKLKLGFNKVFGYYFEISKAYKGQVPDYFERRQTLVNSERYVTPQLKELEEKLISASDKRKTLEYNLFQKIREEVAKNRSRFMFMADAVAAIDFWQGLAEAARVNRWVCPEIHAGMEVIIEEGRHPVVEAVQGSANYIPNSLTIDEKRRILLITGPNMAGKSTVLRQIAIMGIMAQIGSYIPAYKGRIGLIDRVFSRVGASDNLAQGQSTFMVEMMETARILRQASKRSLVILDEIGRGTSTFDGLALAWAVVEELSRRARGGIRTLFATHYHELTSLEGVIDGLRNFNIAVREWKGDILFLRRLVPGPADKSYGIEVAKLAGVPKPVVVRAREILANLEEKSDDSSGYASSRRDSVQSILPGMLCTGTENKENIPPEDHAVIKELRDLDVNGLSPIEALTLLNQWKKSLGDN, from the coding sequence ATGTTCGAGCAGTACTTTCAGATTAAGGAAGATTATCCTGACTCTTTACTTTTTTTCCGCATGGGGGATTTTTATGAACTTTTCTATGAAGATGCCGAAGTTGCTGCACGTGAATTGCAGATAGCTCTAACCTGTCGCAACCCGAATTCAGATGTTAAAACACCAATGTGCGGTGTTCCGCATCATGCTGCCAAATCTTATATTTCGCAACTTATTGATAAAGGTTATACCGTTACCCTTTGTGATCAGGTTGAAGACCCAAAGCAAGCCAAAGGATTGGTTAAACGAGCTGTGACCCGTGTTTTTACTCCGGGTACGGTCGTGGATGATGACACTCTTGCGGCCAAATCCAACAACTTTCTTGCCGCATTGATCTGGGATGAAGCCAAATCCGCCGGAGGATTGTCATGGATGGATTTTTCCACCGGTCAGTGGAGCGGAATACAAAGTAAGAATGAGACTGATTTGTGGCAATGGGCTCTAAAAATCAACCCTCGTGAACTTATTTTACCGCAGGGTAAAGCTGTACCAGCCCAATATAGTGAAATAGATGCGCGTATCACCCCTGCTCCATCGGCTGGATATTTTAATTTCAAATCAGCTTGTGATAATCTGCTTGAAGCTCAAAATGTAGCAGATCTTGAATCACTTGATCTTGAAGATAAAGTTCAACTGACTCAGGCTTGCGGTGCAATGCTTTCATATCTACGCCAGACCCAGCTACAGGAATTTAACCATCTTGGAGAATTCAAACCGCTGAATCTTTCCAAGTTCATGATTCTGGATGAAGTCACAGAAAGAAACCTTGAATTATTCAAAAGGCTGGACGGGAAGAAAGGTAAAGGAACCCTTCTTGCGGTATTGGATAAAACGATAACACCAATGGGTGGACGCCTTCTTGCCCTTCGGTTGAAGCAGCCATGGCGTGATCTATCACCTATTGAGTATAATCAGCGTGCGGTTACTTTTTTTTACGATGATGATTCATTACGCTCCAGAGTGCGTGATCTGCTTGATACGGTGTATGACCTTGAACGTCTTTCGACCCGTGTAGTGCTTGGAAGAGCTACTCCCAAAGATTTTATCAGTCTGCGTGAAAGTCTGAAAACCCTCCCGCCTGTGCAGGAGATTCTTCTTACTGCAGCCCGCAGGACAGATGAAGAAAGTCTGGCTATAGCCCCTGCTCTTCGTACCATTATTTCAAAATGGGATAATATGGAGGATGTAGGAGAACTGCTTGAAAAAGCGCTTGTTGATAATCCTCCACCGGTTATAACTGAAGGCGGACTTTTTAAAGTTGGATATCACCCTGAACTTGATGAATTTATTGAATTAACAGAACATGGAGAGTCAACTCTTGCTGATCTTTTACAGCAGGAAAAAGAAAATAATGACCTTCCTAAACTGAAACTGGGGTTCAATAAAGTTTTTGGATACTATTTCGAAATTTCCAAAGCCTACAAAGGACAGGTCCCGGATTATTTTGAACGCCGTCAAACTCTGGTAAACAGCGAAAGATATGTAACTCCACAGCTGAAAGAGCTCGAAGAAAAACTTATTTCCGCCTCTGATAAACGTAAAACTCTTGAGTACAACCTTTTTCAAAAAATCCGTGAGGAAGTGGCTAAAAACCGCAGCAGGTTCATGTTTATGGCAGATGCTGTAGCCGCAATTGATTTTTGGCAGGGACTTGCCGAAGCTGCCCGAGTTAATCGCTGGGTCTGCCCTGAAATTCACGCAGGAATGGAAGTTATTATTGAAGAAGGAAGACATCCTGTTGTGGAAGCTGTTCAAGGATCAGCAAATTATATCCCTAACAGTCTGACTATTGATGAAAAAAGGCGTATCCTGCTCATTACCGGACCTAACATGGCCGGTAAATCAACAGTTTTGCGTCAAATTGCAATTATGGGCATTATGGCCCAGATAGGCTCTTATATTCCGGCTTACAAAGGTCGTATAGGTCTTATTGATCGCGTTTTTTCACGAGTTGGAGCATCTGATAACCTTGCTCAGGGGCAGTCTACTTTCATGGTTGAAATGATGGAGACTGCTCGAATTTTACGGCAGGCTTCAAAGCGAAGTCTTGTTATTCTCGATGAAATAGGACGCGGGACCAGTACCTTCGACGGTCTGGCATTAGCATGGGCTGTGGTTGAAGAACTCTCTCGTCGTGCCCGAGGCGGTATCAGGACTCTTTTTGCAACTCACTATCATGAACTGACTTCACTTGAGGGAGTCATTGACGGTCTCCGTAATTTTAATATTGCGGTACGCGAATGGAAAGGAGATATTCTTTTTTTACGCCGTCTTGTTCCCGGACCTGCGGATAAGAGTTACGGTATTGAAGTAGCAAAACTTGCAGGAGTCCCGAAGCCTGTTGTAGTAAGAGCCAGAGAAATACTTGCAAATCTTGAAGAAAAATCAGATGATAGCAGCGGTTATGCTTCGTCCCGTAGAGACTCCGTTCAATCAATTCTGCCGGGAATGCTTTGTACCGGAACGGAAAATAAAGAGAATATTCCTCCGGAAGATCATGCTGTTATAAAAGAATTGCGTGACCTTGACGTAAATGGACTTTCCCCCATAGAAGCCCTTACTCTGCTGAATCAGTGGAAAAAATCACTGGGAGATAATTAA
- the lysA gene encoding diaminopimelate decarboxylase produces the protein MHHFEYKNNELHAENISIKELAAEYGTPLYVYSAATLRRHFEAFDSAFSGLEHMTCYSVKANSNLSVLKLLAEQGAGMDIVSGGELYRALKAGVPANKIVFSGVGKKAYEIAEALKADILMFNVESVGELHRINEVAASMNKIARISFRINPNVDPKTHPYISTGMKKNKFGLDMETAKKAYKTAKELASITPIGMDCHIGSQLTTIEPFLEALEKLLSFRDELGEMGITIEHLDLGGGLGITYDEEQPPHPKEFGEALCKALEGKKLKVILEPGRVIAGNAGILVSEVIYTKKTPTKDFLIVDAGMNDLIRPSLYQSYHNISEVIKNERPEVDYDVVGPICESGDFLAKDRHLPEMLQGELIAVYSAGAYGFTMSSNYNSRLRAAEIIVDGDDVIVARRRETYEDLLNLEA, from the coding sequence ATGCATCATTTTGAGTATAAAAATAACGAACTTCATGCTGAAAATATCAGTATCAAAGAACTTGCTGCCGAATACGGAACCCCTCTTTATGTTTATTCAGCTGCAACCTTGCGCAGACATTTTGAAGCGTTTGATTCTGCTTTCTCAGGTCTTGAACATATGACCTGCTATTCTGTAAAAGCAAACTCCAACCTTAGTGTACTGAAACTTCTTGCCGAGCAGGGAGCTGGAATGGATATTGTCTCCGGCGGAGAACTTTATCGGGCACTTAAAGCCGGCGTACCTGCAAATAAAATCGTTTTTTCCGGTGTGGGTAAAAAAGCATACGAAATTGCAGAAGCTCTTAAAGCCGATATCCTGATGTTCAATGTTGAATCTGTTGGAGAGTTGCACAGGATTAATGAAGTTGCTGCGTCAATGAATAAGATTGCACGGATCAGCTTCCGTATTAATCCCAACGTTGACCCCAAGACCCATCCTTACATCTCTACTGGAATGAAGAAGAATAAATTCGGTCTTGATATGGAAACAGCTAAAAAGGCTTATAAAACAGCTAAAGAGCTTGCAAGTATAACTCCGATCGGTATGGATTGCCATATCGGTTCTCAGCTGACCACCATCGAGCCTTTTCTTGAAGCTCTTGAGAAACTCCTTTCTTTCCGTGATGAACTTGGAGAAATGGGAATTACTATCGAACACCTCGACCTTGGTGGCGGACTCGGAATCACTTATGATGAAGAACAGCCTCCTCATCCTAAAGAATTCGGTGAAGCTCTTTGTAAGGCGCTTGAAGGTAAAAAACTTAAAGTTATACTTGAACCGGGCAGGGTAATCGCCGGTAATGCAGGTATTTTAGTCAGTGAAGTGATATACACTAAAAAGACACCGACCAAAGACTTTCTCATTGTAGACGCCGGGATGAACGATCTTATCCGTCCCTCATTATACCAATCCTACCACAACATTTCTGAAGTGATAAAAAATGAACGTCCTGAAGTGGATTATGACGTTGTAGGTCCTATTTGTGAATCAGGCGACTTTCTTGCGAAAGATCGTCACTTGCCAGAAATGTTGCAGGGTGAACTTATTGCAGTCTACTCTGCCGGTGCTTACGGATTTACTATGTCTTCAAACTACAACTCACGCTTAAGAGCTGCTGAGATTATTGTTGATGGCGATGACGTAATAGTTGCTCGCAGAAGAGAAACATACGAAGATCTGCTTAATCTCGAAGCTTAA